In Massilia violaceinigra, one DNA window encodes the following:
- a CDS encoding GH1 family beta-glucosidase — protein sequence MTNAIQFPKHFLWGASTSAYQIEGSPLADGAGPSIWQRFAHSPGNIRDGDTGDVACDHYRRSAQDVALMREIGLQAYRFSVSWSRVMPSGRGAVNPIGIGFYDELVDRLLGQGIKPMVTLFHWDLPEALDNQGGWLNRDIADWFADYARVMFDRLDDRVTSWATLNEPWVVSDGGYLNGTLAPGHHNRFEAPIAAHNLMRAHGAAVKVYREVGKHEIGLVVNLEPKYPASDSAADQEAAARGHAYMNGQFLDPVFFGRYPEKMKDVYGDAWPEWPAEDFDLIRQRLDFIGVNYYTRSVTRDDATAYPLRAVAVRQPQATYTETGWEVYAKGLSDTLEWVAARYGNPPLYVTENGAAFFDPPVAEGGRVHDPLRVDYYQKHLRAIHEVIQKGVDVRGYCAWSLLDNLEWAHGFSKRFGIVHVNFATQERTLKDSAYFYREVIATNGAVLDGVPARPSAWNGAAMWTE from the coding sequence ATGACGAACGCAATTCAATTTCCCAAGCACTTCCTGTGGGGCGCATCGACGTCGGCCTACCAGATCGAAGGTTCGCCGCTGGCCGATGGCGCGGGGCCGAGCATCTGGCAGCGCTTTGCGCATTCGCCGGGCAATATCCGCGATGGCGACACGGGCGACGTGGCCTGCGACCATTACCGCCGCTCCGCGCAGGATGTGGCGCTGATGCGCGAGATCGGCCTGCAGGCTTACCGCTTCAGCGTCTCGTGGAGCCGCGTCATGCCGTCCGGGCGCGGCGCGGTTAACCCCATCGGGATCGGTTTCTACGACGAACTGGTGGACCGCTTGCTGGGGCAGGGCATCAAGCCGATGGTCACGCTGTTCCATTGGGACCTGCCGGAAGCGCTGGATAACCAGGGTGGCTGGCTCAATCGCGACATCGCCGACTGGTTCGCGGACTATGCGCGCGTGATGTTCGACCGGCTCGACGACCGCGTGACGTCGTGGGCCACGCTGAACGAACCCTGGGTGGTGTCCGACGGCGGCTACCTGAACGGCACCCTGGCGCCGGGGCACCACAACCGCTTTGAGGCGCCCATCGCGGCGCACAACCTGATGCGCGCGCATGGTGCTGCGGTCAAGGTCTACCGCGAGGTGGGCAAGCACGAGATCGGGCTGGTGGTCAATCTCGAACCCAAGTACCCGGCCAGCGACAGCGCGGCCGACCAGGAAGCGGCCGCGCGCGGCCACGCCTACATGAACGGGCAATTCCTCGATCCGGTGTTCTTCGGGCGTTATCCCGAGAAGATGAAGGACGTGTACGGCGACGCCTGGCCCGAGTGGCCGGCCGAAGATTTCGATTTGATCCGCCAGCGGCTCGACTTCATCGGCGTCAATTACTACACGCGCAGCGTCACGCGCGACGACGCGACAGCGTATCCGCTCAGGGCGGTGGCGGTGCGCCAGCCGCAGGCCACCTATACGGAAACCGGCTGGGAGGTGTACGCCAAGGGCCTGAGCGACACGCTCGAATGGGTCGCTGCGCGTTACGGCAATCCGCCGCTGTACGTCACCGAGAACGGCGCCGCGTTCTTCGATCCGCCGGTGGCCGAAGGAGGGCGGGTGCACGACCCGCTGCGCGTCGACTATTATCAGAAGCATCTGCGTGCGATTCACGAGGTGATTCAGAAGGGCGTGGACGTGCGTGGCTACTGCGCCTGGTCGCTGCTCGACAATCTGGAATGGGCGCACGGCTTCTCCAAGCGCTTCGGCATCGTGCATGTGAACTTTGCGACCCAGGAGCGCACGCTCAAGGACAGCGCCTATTTCTATCGCGAGGTGATCGCCACCAACGGCGCCGTGCTCGATGGCGTGCCGGCGCGGCCGTCCGCATGGAACGGGGCGGCCATGTGGACCGAGTGA
- a CDS encoding ShlB/FhaC/HecB family hemolysin secretion/activation protein translates to MTTSAASAQQVPVQGAVALNPLDVAQEGIRRQEERTREQQQQLQTKADLLQPAQAASDMSRLPVEKPCFVIRTITVGNKQELGSMASTVAPFVGQCVGVQGVRQIAAVLDARLIALGYVTTRVSLPQQNLSEGNLVFALHIGRVAGVKMVKAGVPGDVADNDWGTWKNAFPLSAGDMLNIRDLEQGVEQMKRLPSQTVTTRIEPGMDADTSVVLVERTAATLLERTRASVTLDNSGSEALGRAQLSGSLSLDNAAGLNDILSLSSNINAQQPKRDHRSYSLSANYSIPWDYHTFSASHSSSRFAQFVQGTTARFLSSGSSKTAEARWNYLAWRTASAKAGVYAAISTRRAQSFLDDVELVVQRRRTTSAQGGVTLKQYLGQGMLDLDLGYRSGVGLGSAEDDYPSAAEGGLTLRPRIFSFNASYSQPFKLAERTLHYSASLRLQKTSDMTLSADQISIGGRYSVRGFDGDSVLLAESGAILRNDLSTGLPSIAGIDSSVFIALDVGKVSGPSAAGLVGHTLAGLAAGVRGRWKALVFDVSLATPVSKPERFKTRSLTPYVSITYSR, encoded by the coding sequence ATGACCACATCGGCCGCGTCGGCGCAACAGGTTCCGGTGCAGGGCGCTGTCGCGCTCAATCCGCTCGACGTTGCGCAGGAAGGCATCCGGCGCCAGGAGGAACGCACCCGCGAACAGCAGCAGCAATTGCAGACCAAGGCCGACCTGTTGCAACCGGCGCAAGCGGCCAGCGACATGAGCAGGTTGCCAGTCGAGAAACCCTGTTTCGTCATCAGAACCATTACTGTCGGTAACAAGCAGGAGCTCGGCTCGATGGCGTCAACCGTGGCGCCTTTCGTCGGTCAGTGCGTTGGCGTGCAAGGCGTGCGCCAGATCGCCGCCGTGCTCGACGCCAGGCTGATCGCGCTGGGTTACGTCACCACACGGGTCAGCCTGCCGCAGCAAAACCTGAGCGAAGGCAATCTGGTGTTCGCGCTGCACATCGGCCGTGTCGCCGGCGTCAAGATGGTCAAGGCCGGCGTGCCGGGCGACGTGGCGGACAATGACTGGGGCACATGGAAAAACGCGTTCCCCCTGTCCGCCGGCGACATGCTCAACATCCGCGACCTGGAGCAGGGCGTCGAGCAGATGAAGCGCTTGCCGAGCCAGACTGTCACTACCCGCATCGAGCCGGGCATGGATGCCGACACCAGCGTCGTGCTGGTCGAGCGCACTGCCGCTACCTTGCTGGAGCGCACGCGCGCCTCCGTGACGTTGGACAACTCCGGCTCGGAAGCCTTGGGCCGTGCGCAGTTGTCGGGTTCGCTGTCGCTCGATAACGCCGCCGGCCTGAACGATATCCTCAGCCTGAGCAGCAACATCAATGCCCAGCAGCCCAAGCGTGACCATCGCAGCTACAGCCTGTCGGCCAACTACAGCATTCCCTGGGACTACCATACCTTCAGCGCGTCGCACAGCAGCAGCCGTTTCGCCCAGTTCGTGCAAGGAACGACAGCGCGTTTTCTGTCCAGTGGCAGCAGCAAGACGGCCGAGGCCAGGTGGAACTATCTGGCGTGGCGCACGGCGTCGGCCAAGGCCGGCGTGTATGCCGCGATCTCGACCCGGCGCGCGCAGAGTTTTCTCGATGACGTCGAACTGGTCGTGCAGCGCCGCCGCACCACCAGCGCCCAAGGCGGTGTGACCCTGAAGCAGTACCTCGGCCAGGGCATGCTCGACCTCGACCTGGGGTATCGCAGTGGCGTCGGCCTGGGCAGTGCGGAAGACGATTATCCGAGCGCGGCCGAGGGCGGCCTGACCCTGCGCCCGCGCATCTTCAGCTTTAACGCATCGTACAGCCAGCCATTCAAACTGGCCGAACGTACGCTGCATTACAGCGCCAGCCTGCGCCTCCAGAAAACCAGCGACATGACCCTGTCGGCCGACCAGATCAGCATTGGCGGGCGCTACAGCGTGCGCGGCTTCGACGGCGACAGCGTGCTGCTGGCCGAAAGCGGCGCGATCCTGCGTAACGACCTGTCGACCGGCTTGCCATCGATCGCCGGGATCGACAGCAGCGTCTTTATTGCACTCGACGTCGGCAAGGTGTCGGGACCAAGCGCCGCTGGCCTGGTCGGCCACACCCTGGCCGGCCTGGCCGCCGGCGTGCGCGGCAGGTGGAAAGCGCTGGTGTTCGATGTCAGCCTGGCCACCCCGGTCAGCAAGCCGGAGCGCTTCAAAACGCGCTCGCTCACCCCTTATGTATCGATCACGTATTCGCGCTGA